In the Tetrapisispora phaffii CBS 4417 chromosome 7, complete genome genome, one interval contains:
- the MKK1 gene encoding mitogen-activated protein kinase kinase MKK1 (similar to Saccharomyces cerevisiae MKK1 (YOR231W) and MKK2 (YPL140C); ancestral locus Anc_8.652), producing the protein MASLFRPPESARLNSRAPELKLPPINKIRNPSNLILDDEDDVEDFQIPIKKPSQNTSQNIYSSTAINGYKKGNKSVNASGKRNITPSTNLNSLAIPSISSSSSSLHAKTVSPNSSSSLASSHSDSTLVPNSGCNNIRQQPYSAISSQSSPSSSTRKNRPLPPPLPASVIGQSVKNSPTVSIKSNVDSDKHNIYSPSEFQSSLRKLNINATDKSNNIYSRAENNLSIDSYSSNIISTYADDSDSPVKTGDSTQPASQIPKTNDYNSYNNSVNSPEITQDIDKLDATLSKNLNIKDKIVTLGLLGEGAGGSVVKCKLKNGSKIFALKTINTLNSDPEFQKQIFRELQFNKSFKCNYIVQYYGMFEDLENSTILIAMEYMGGKSLDSIYKHLLKLGGRISEKVLGKIAESVLKGLSYLHEKKVIHRDIKPQNILLNDKGEIKLCDFGVSGEAVNSLATTFTGTSYYMAPERIKGQPYSVTCDVWSLGLTLLEVAQAKFPFGSNNDEKKTLSNNANIAPIELLMLIVTFTPVLNDEPELNIIWSKSFKSFIEYCLKKEPRERPSPRQMINHPWVQGQMKKKVNMEKFIKKCWKDEA; encoded by the coding sequence ATGGCATCTTTATTTAGACCACCTGAGTCGGCAAGACTAAATTCAAGGGCTCCAGAATTGAAACTTCCTcctataaataaaatacgAAACCCatcaaatttgatattggatgatgaagatgatgttGAAGATTTCCAAATTCCGATTAAAAAACCTTCCCAGAATACTTCCcagaatatttattcatcAACAGCAATTAATGGTTACAAAAAAGGTAATAAATCTGTCAATGCTAGTggtaaaagaaatataacaCCAAGCacaaatttgaattctttaGCGATTCCATCGATATCCTCCTCGTCTTCGTCTTTGCACGCAAAGACTGTGTCTCCTAATAGTTCAAGTTCATTAGCATCATCTCATTCAGACTCTACATTGGTTCCAAACTCAGGTTGTAATAATATACGACAACAGCCATACTCGGCTATATCAAGTCAATCATCTCCATCGTCGTCTACCAGGAAAAATAGACCATTGCCTCCCCCATTACCTGCGTCAGTGATCGGTCAGAGTGTAAAAAATTCACCAACGGTTTCAATAAAGTCAAATGTAGACTCAGACAAACACAATATCTATTCTCCGTCTGAATTCCAATCATCCTTAAGAAAACTTAATATCAATGCAAcagataaatcaaataatatttacaGTAGAgctgaaaataatttatcgATCGATTCATACTCTTCCAATATCATATCTACCTATGCTGATGACAGTGACAGTCCTGTAAAAACAGGAGACTCGACGCAACCTGCTTCACAGATACCTAAGACGAATGATTATAATAGTTATAACAATTCTGTCAATAGCCCTGAGATTACTCAAGATATAGATAAGTTGGACGCAACTCTCTCcaaaaatttaaacatTAAAGACAAGATCGTTACATTAGGTCTACTAGGTGAAGGTGCTGGAGGATCAGTGGTCAAATGTAAGTTGAAAAATGGATCAAAGATATTTGCATTGAAAACAATCAATACTTTGAATAGTGATCCAGAATTCCAAAAGCAAATATTTAGAGAATTACAATTTAACAAAAGTTTTAAGTGCAATTACATTGTGCAGTACTACGGGATGTTTGAAGATTTGGAAAACTCTACGATTTTGATTGCAATGGAGTATATGGGTGGTAAGTCTCTGGATTCTATCTataaacatttattaaaattaggTGGTAGAATTAGTGAAAAAGTTCTAGGTAAGATAGCCGAATCTGTTTTAAAAGGTTTATCCTATTTACATGAAAAGAAAGTGATCCATAGAGATATTAAACCtcagaatattttattaaatgataaagGTGAAATAAAGTTATGTGATTTCGGTGTAAGTGGTGAGGCAGTGAATTCACTTGCAACAACTTTTACAGGTACATCCTACTATATGGCACCAGAAAGAATAAAAGGACAACCATATAGTGTGACATGTGATGTTTGGTCATTAGGGTTGACGTTGTTAGAAGTTGCACAAGCAAAATTCCCCTTCGGATCTAATAATGACGAGAAAAAAACCTTAAGCAATAATGCAAACATTGCTCCAATAGAACTATTAATGCTGATCGTGACCTTCACACCAGTTTTGAATGATGAACCAGAGctgaatattatttggaGTAAATCGTTCAAATCCTTTATTGAATACTGTTTGAAAAAGGAACCAAGAGAAAGACCATCTCCGAGACAAATGATTAATCATCCATGGGTCCAAGGacaaatgaagaaaaaagtTAACATGgaaaaattcatcaaaaaatgttGGAAAGATGAAGCATAA
- the TPHA0G01710 gene encoding uncharacterized protein (similar to Saccharomyces cerevisiae KIN4 (YOR233W) and YPL141C; ancestral locus Anc_8.654): protein MSSRAQRNTYYGGYTDNLDNQALASSSYGTKRKHVTFGPYYVGSTLGEGEFGKVKLGWTKTTSKLEMPKQVAIKLIRRDAILNYSEKETKIYREINALKHLTHPNIVKLEEVLQNSKYIGIVLEFASGGEFYKYIQKKRRLKETPACRLFAQLVSGVHYMHSKGLVHRDLKLENLLLDKHENLIITDFGFVNEFSQRNELMKTSCGSPCYAAPELVVTTEPYEARKADVWSCGIILYAMLAGYLPWDDDPQNPDGDDIAKLYLYITKTALKFPEYINPIQRDLLRKILVSDPTKRLNIRNIEKHEWLIPHTQFLSVSPEEWDTMEIKADRNIQLRSSSASSSATKRYTMSHMPTSADSIRTGDKYSISTTSRTEKHNSLVIDSSRYSLPAPAQESASNIMSNQFSAEKEQLKASDKIKPRTSEIQEHTRTNSAASVALQAVVAADINNIKPVENFDNITQTTSYNLTRPHSASNSITKKNSSSSYSTFNKYGTIMEDSSEKGSEKSTGYVHSNKNSHLRSDHKKPRPTSYHPGSSSAGYTDFLATYNVNKRDSNNEGKKSAVYDSVPSLVLNELSEESLIINKTEKFTNHDQNLPSNENKYPLGSQGTSNTISSAVHENTSSISDNFKKLSLHSDSASTQKPIDVDNSANKKRFSFLSLSSFGSSNRNLSSELVAINQTKPDASKTSLSSQNVTASHKNIQQGRDASHVSVPGVRPNRINYEASKRFSSINTNTRNTPNSNRSKRASVMVANVSGIRMDDNPLNSKDHKINENSNNNSTAREPHQNGQSTAKRVIDFFKRRSMRT, encoded by the coding sequence ATGTCATCTAGAGCTCAAAGAAATACTTATTATGGTGGGTACACTGATAATTTAGATAACCAAGCCCTTGCTAGTTCTTCTTATGGTACTAAGCGGAAACATGTCACATTTGGCCCTTACTATGTTGGCTCCACTTTAGGAGAAGGTGAATTTGGGAAAGTAAAACTAGGATGGACTAAAACAACATCAAAATTGGAGATGCCAAAGCAAGTTGCAATTAAATTGATTAGAAGAGAtgcaattttaaattattcagAGAAAGAAACTAAGATATATAGAGAAATTAACGCTTTAAAACATCTGACACATCCTAATATTGTCAAATTAGAGGAGGTCTTACAAAATTCAAAGTATATCGGCATTGTGTTAGAGTTTGCCTCTGGTGGTGagttttataaatatatacagaAAAAGAGAAGATTGAAAGAAACACCTGCATGCAGATTGTTTGCACAGCTAGTAAGTGGAGTTCATTATATGCATTCTAAAGGATTAGTTCATAGGGATCTGAAGCTTGAAAATTTACTTTTGGATAAAcatgaaaatttaataataacagaTTTTGGATTCGTTAACGAATTTTCACAACGGAACgaattaatgaaaacatCATGTGGATCTCCATGTTATGCTGCCCCAGAATTGGTGGTTACAACTGAACCTTACGAGGCAAGAAAAGCAGATGTGTGGTCATGTGGTATCATATTATATGCAATGCTTGCAGGCTATTTACCATGGGACGATGATCCGCAGAACCCAGATGGTGATGATATTGCCaaactttatttatatatcacTAAAACAGCATTGAAATTTCCAGAGTATATTAACCCAATACAGAGAGATTTATTAAGAAAGATTCTTGTATCTGATCCAACGAAAAGATTGAATATCAGAAATATAGAAAAGCATGAATGGTTAATACCACATACCCAATTTTTATCTGTTTCACCTGAAGAGTGGGATACCATGGAAATTAAGGCAGATAGGAATATTCAATTACGTAGTTCCTCTGCTTCCTCATCAGCAACTAAAAGATATACCATGAGCCATATGCCCACTTCTGCTGATTCTATTAGAACTGGTGATAAATATTCTATATCAACTACTTCAAGGACTGAAAAACATAATTCACTTGTAATAGATTCAAGTAGATATTCATTACCTGCCCCTGCACAGGAATCGGCATCAAATATCATGTCCAATCAATTTTCGGCTGAGAAAGAGCAATTGAAAGCCTCTGATAAGATCAAACCCAGAACTAGTGAAATACAGGAGCATACCAGAACCAATTCTGCTGCATCTGTAGCATTACAAGCTGTGGTAGCAGCcgatattaataatattaaaccggtggaaaattttgataatataacACAAACTACATCTTATAATCTAACACGTCCACATTCTGCATCAAATAGCATAACTAAGAAGAATAGTTCCTCATCTTATTCaacatttaataaatatggaACTATAATGGAAGATAGCTCTGAGAAGGGTTCAGAAAAATCAACAGGTTATGTACATTCGAATAAAAATTCTCATCTAAGGTCTGACCATAAAAAACCTAGGCCAACTTCATATCATCCTGGTTCCTCATCTGCAGGTTATACAGATTTCTTAGCAACATATAATGTTAACAAACGTGATAGTAATAATGAAGGTAAAAAATCTGCTGTCTATGACTCTGTTCCTTCCCTGGTTCTTAATGAGTTATCTGAAGAAAGTctgataataaataaaactgAAAAGTTCACAAATCACGACCAAAATTTGCCTTCTAACGAGAACAAATATCCATTAGGAAGTCAAGGCACTTCAAATACTATTAGCTCGGCCGTACATGAGAATACTAGCTCCATTTCGGATAACTTTAAGAAATTATCCTTACATAGTGATTCAGCTTCCACTCAGAAGCCAATTGATGTCGACAATTCtgctaataaaaaaagatttagctttttatctttatcatcattCGGTTCATCGAATAGGAATTTAAGCTCGGAACTAGTTGCAATTAACCAAACTAAACCAGATGCATCTAAAACTTCACTATCTTCTCAGAACGTTACAGCTTCGcataaaaatattcaacaaGGACGTGATGCGTCACATGTATCGGTTCCTGGCGTTAGACCAAACAGGATCAATTATGAAGCGAGCAAGAGATTTTCGAGCATTAATACAAACACCAGAAATACACCTAATTCAAACAGATCTAAACGAGCATCAGTAATGGTTGCAAATGTTTCTGGGATAAGAATGGATGATAACCCCTTAAATAGTAAGGATcacaaaattaatgaaaactCTAATAATAACTCAACAGCAAGAGAGCCACATCAAAACGGTCAGTCTACTGCCAAAAGAGtgattgatttttttaaaagaagaagcaTGAGAACATGA
- the DFR1 gene encoding dihydrofolate reductase (similar to Saccharomyces cerevisiae DFR1 (YOR236W); ancestral locus Anc_8.657), whose product MSKIPVINVVACLLPNMGIGFQGGLPWRLSKEMKFFKQLTTSTFDSSKKNVVIMGRKTWQSIPARFRPLPNRINVVLSRSYSSHLSESEDNTHYVCNSLTESLKQIQDKLVDTVERIYIIGGSEIYNGSFRLADHWLITKIQPIQNIDEPAPMVDTFIKKDMLLKYFKEDHEADLNAFLPGQVELPEQLQNEATSLRYKQEEKGLEFGFSLWNKI is encoded by the coding sequence ATGTCTAAAATTCCCGTAATTAACGTTGTTGCCTGTCTGTTGCCTAATATGGGCATTGGTTTCCAAGGCGGACTACCATGGAGACTTTCCAAAGAgatgaaattttttaaacaaCTAACAACTTCTACATTTGATTCATCTAAGAAAAATGTTGTAATAATGGGTAGAAAGACATGGCAGTCAATTCCTGCAAGGTTTAGACCTCTGCCGAATAGGATTAACGTTGTTTTATCAAGAAGTTATTCTTCCCATCTATCAGAATCTGAGGATAATACGCATTATGTGTGTAATTCATTGACCGAATCACTTAAACAGATCCAAGATAAACTGGTAGACACTGTTGAGCGAATTTACATTATCGGTGGTtctgaaatatataatggaTCATTTCGTCTAGCAGATCATTGGTTAATTACAAAGATTCAACCaatacaaaatattgatgaacCGGCACCAATGGTTGATACATTTATAAAGAAGGATATGctcttgaaatattttaaagaagacCATGAAGCAGACCTAAATGCATTTCTACCGGGCCAAGTTGAACTTCCTGAACAACTGCAAAATGAAGCAACATCTTTAAGATATAAACAAGAAGAGAAAGGATTGGAATTTGGCTTTTCGCTTTGgaacaaaatataa
- the TPHA0G01670 gene encoding OSBP family protein (similar to Saccharomyces cerevisiae HES1 (YOR237W) and KES1 (YPL145C); ancestral locus Anc_8.658), which produces MSASSISKSGTWTSFLKSLASFNGDLSKLSAPPFILSPVSLSEYPRYWADHQEVFVEPSLIDNENYKQRCSCDKNVESPEMARMLAVIKWFICTMRSQYASRTEKQGNEKKPLNPFLGELFVGKWSNKDDPSLGETILLTEQVSHHPPITGYSILNDKHNIRFHGYNHLKTSISKTLTLNVKQYGHAMLHIRDDDETYLITLPPLHIEGILAASPYAELEGRTFIQSSTGLLCSIDYSGKGYFSGKKNTFKARIFKDPKQVDDKTKATYTINGQWSKQSTIVKHDPKLGDSEPKLFFDAELPKVCELYVKPIEEQHPLESRKAWKDVADAIIAGDMSLISKHKTALEEKQRAMRKEEESEGRVWQTRWFNCVNYDLEESASSSEDGSSMIGPTEEDQYLALAKAFNLSTKNVPSGTLAHEKHHKKADLTSLHWRFVRENWDNDKDIIA; this is translated from the coding sequence atgtCTGCTTCCTCTATATCTAAAAGTGGTACCTGGACTTCTTTTCTAAAGTCATTGGCGTCTTTCAATGGTgatttatctaaattatcAGCTCCTCCATTTATTTTGTCACCTGTTTCTCTATCAGAATATCCAAGATATTGGGCAGATCATCAAGAAGTTTTCGTTGAACCATCCTTAATCGATAACGAAAATTACAAACAAAGATGTAGTTGTGATAAAAATGTTGAATCACCAGAGATGGCAAGAATGCTGGCGGTAATTAAATGGTTTATCTGTACCATGAGATCTCAATATGCATCAAGAACTGAAAAACAAGGTAATGAAAAGAAGCCATTAAACCCTTTCCTAGGTGAGCTATTTGTTGGTAAATGGAGTAATAAAGATGACCCAAGTTTAGGTGAAACCATATTATTAACGGAACAAGTCTCTCATCATCCACCAATCACTGGTTATAGcatattaaatgataaacATAATATTAGATTTCATGGTTACAACCACTTGAAAACTTCAATTTCTAAAACATTAACTTTAAATGTCAAGCAATACGGCCATGCAATGCTACACATTAGAGACGATGATGAAACATATTTAATTACACTACCTCCATTACATATTGAAGGTATATTAGCTGCTTCCCCATATGCCGAGTTAGAAGGTAGAACTTTTATTCAATCAAGTACCGGTTTGTTATGTTCAATCGATTACAGTGGTAAAGGTTATTTCTCAGGTAAAAAAAACACTTTCAAAGCcagaatttttaaagacCCGAAACAGGTCGATGATAAGACAAAAGCTACTTACACAATTAACGGACAATGGTCAAAGCAGTCTACAATTGTTAAACACGATCCAAAATTAGGAGACAGCGAGCCAAAGTTATTTTTCGATGCTGAGCTTCCAAAAGTATGCGAATTATACGTTAAGCCAATTGAAGAACAACATCCATTGGAAAGTAGAAAAGCTTGGAAAGATGTTGCCGATGCAATCATTGCTGGTGATATGAGTTTGATCTCGAAACATAAAACTGCATTAGAAGAAAAGCAAAGGGCCATGAGAAAGGAAGAAGAATCCGAAGGAAGAGTATGGCAAACAAGATGGTTCAATTGTGTCAATTACGATCTTGAAGAATCAGCTTCTTCTTCCGAGGATGGTTCATCTATGATTGGACCAACTGAAGAGGATCAATACTTAGCATTAGCAAAAGCTTTCAATCTATCCACAAAGAATGTGCCAAGTGGTACCTTAGCACATGAGAAACATCACAAAAAAGCTGATTTAACTTCATTACATTGGAGATTTGTTAGAGAAAACTGGGACAATGACAAAGATATCATAGCTTAA
- the TPHA0G01740 gene encoding WD40 repeat domain-containing protein (similar to Saccharomyces cerevisiae WTM2 (YOR229W) and UME1 (YPL139C); ancestral locus Anc_8.651) yields MTNVWKKGSSTYQHISSFKPTFQTSVDNVARYKKSITFSDKVLPDSDRKVLETSLLYSQGKDIYELPCELPIDTFLDDDMLGDQEDEPVVEKEAKMEKIAQSSTYGQAFNKVEKKPLVPKWTYQGETINKITYLGENEDNNALVMASSGSLAWFKEGVRVPVHIMQEYIGPGTSYSSIHTLKGKDVMSVCDFALSVDFETVVKSQSQGPEGDSILKLVDNAGKPGELLRKVYVPGTTVTHSVRFFDNHVFGTCSDDNVIRFWDTRTGGEPTCVLSDPNNGALTSFDVSPVIDTLFVTGSDTGIVKLWDIRSVTSAATDLANRQNGEEPIQDEVIALHHSGGDSVVDVKFSPTSPSEFVSIGGSGDVYHWDLQNFFSQYDDDSNDVKYPVDENVKANALKFLHTGGSRRSLANTGRRNVLGYHSIVSDLIATVDEDSLITVYKPYVSDE; encoded by the coding sequence ATGACAAACGTTTGGAAGAAAGGAAGTTCTACTTACCAACATATTTCCAGTTTTAAGCCTACATTTCAAACTAGTGTTGATAATGTGGCTCGTTATAAAAAATCTATCACATTCTCCGACAAAGTTCTACCTGATAGTGACAGAAAGGTTTTAGAAACCAGTTTACTATATTCACAGGGTAAAGACATCTATGAACTCCCATGTGAGTTGCCAATCGATACTTTCCTCGACGATGACATGCTAGGTGATCAAGAGGATGAGCCAGTTGTGGAAAAGGAGGCTAAAATGGAAAAGATTGCACAAAGTTCCACCTATGGACAGGCATTTAACAAGGTTGAAAAGAAACCATTGGTTCCAAAATGGACTTATCAAGGTGAAACCATCAATAAGATTACCTACTTAGGTGAgaatgaagataataatgCTCTTGTTATGGCCTCTAGCGGTTCTTTGGCTTGGTTTAAAGAAGGAGTTCGTGTTCCTGTTCACATCATGCAGGAATATATTGGTCCAGGTACTTCATATTCATCAATTCATACTCTTAAGGGCAAAGATGTAATGTCTGTGTGTGATTTTGCATTATCTGTCGACTTTGAAACAGTTGTTAAATCTCAATCACAAGGTCCAGAGGGTGACAGTATTTTGAAACTTGTGGATAATGCTGGAAAACCAGGTGAATTGCTAAGAAAAGTATACGTCCCTGGCACAACCGTCACACACTCTGTCAGGTTCTTTGATAACCACGTCTTTGGTACATGTTCCGATGACAACGTTATAAGATTCTGGGATACAAGAACAGGTGGCGAGCCAACATGTGTATTAAGTGATCCAAATAACGGTGCATTGACATCTTTCGATGTCTCGCCTGTCATTGACACACTATTTGTTACTGGTTCCGATACAGgtattgttaaattatgGGATATCCGTTCTGTTACCAGTGCCGCTACAGATTTGGCAAATAGGCAAAATGGTGAAGAGCCAATTCAAGATGAAGTCATTGCTTTGCATCATTCAGGCGGTGACTCTGTTGTTGATGTTAAATTCTCTCCAACTTCCCCATCAGAATTTGTCTCGATTGGTGGCTCCGGTGACGTTTATCACTGGGACTTACAAAACTTTTTCTCCCAATATGATGATGATAGTAATGATGTGAAATATCCAGTTGATGAAAATGTCAAGGCCAATGCCTTAAAATTCTTACACACAGGAGGCTCACGAAGATCATTAGCCAACACTGGCAGAAGAAACGTACTAGGTTACCATTCAATCGTCTCTGATTTAATTGCAACTGTAGATGAAGATAGTTTGATCACTGTCTACAAACCTTACGTATCTGAtgaataa
- the MGE1 gene encoding mitochondrial nucleotide exchange factor MGE1 (similar to Saccharomyces cerevisiae MGE1 (YOR232W); ancestral locus Anc_8.653): MRGYSMSLRNVAMNANRVVANPLVFRNSAALVGTTARATFLGTNRFYSDNAKKDASPKEKKVEEPATEEDANLTEDQKKINELQEKYEEKCKESAEYKDRLLRSVADFRNLQEITKKDVQKAKDFALQKFAKDLLESVDNFGHALGSFTEEDLKKSREIRNLYTGVKMTRDIFEKTLKKHGIEKVDPLGEQFDPNRHEATFELPQEDKEPGTVFHVQQVGFTLNSRVIRPAKVGIVKSTE, encoded by the coding sequence ATGAGAGGTTATTCCATGTCATTAAGAAATGTTGCCATGAACGCAAATAGAGTTGTTGCCAATCCATTAGTGTTTAGAAACTCTGCTGCTCTTGTCGGCACTACTGCTAGAGCAACATTTTTAGGAACTAACAGATTTTATTCAGATAATGCTAAGAAAGATGCTTCTCCTAAGGAAAAGAAAGTAGAAGAGCCTGCTACTGAAGAGGACGCTAACTTAACTGAAGatcaaaaaaagattaatgAACTACAAGAGAAATATGAAGAGAAATGTAAGGAATCTGCAGAATATAAGGACAGGTTATTGAGGTCAGTTGCTGATTTCAGAAATTTGCAAGAAATCACCAAGAAAGATGTCCAAAAAGCAAAGGATTTTGCATTACAAAAATTCGCTAAGGATTTATTAGAATCTGTCGATAATTTCGGTCATGCCTTGGGTTCTTTCacagaagaagatttaaaaaagtCCAGAGAAATCAGAAATTTATACACTGGTGTGAAGATGACAAGAGATATCTTCGAAAAAACCTTAAAGAAACACGGTATTGAAAAAGTAGACCCATTAGGTGAGCAATTTGACCCTAACAGGCATGAAGCCACTTTTGAATTGCCACAAGAAGATAAAGAACCAGGTACCGTCTTCCATGTCCAACAAGTTGGTTTCACATTGAACAGTAGAGTCATTAGACCAGCCAAAGTAGGCATTGTCAAATCTACAGAGTAA
- the RPL33A gene encoding 60S ribosomal protein eL33 (similar to Saccharomyces cerevisiae RPL33B (YOR234C) and RPL33A (YPL143W); ancestral locus Anc_8.655), producing the protein MAESHRLYVKGKHLSYQRSKSVNNPNVSLIQIEGVANPQDAQFYLGKRVAYVYRASKEVRGTKIRVIWGKITRSHGNSGVVRAKFRNNLPAKTFGASVRIFLYPSNI; encoded by the exons ATGGCTGAATCCCATAGAT TGTACGTCAAAGGTAAGCACTTATCCTACCAAAGATCTAAGAGTGTCAACAACCCAAACGTCTCCTTGATCCAAATCGAAGGTGTCGCTAATCCACAAGATGCTCAATTCTACTTAGGTAAGCGTGTTGCTTACGTTTACAGAGCTTCCAAGGAAGTTAGAGGTACTAAGATTAGAGTCATCTGGGGTAAAATTACCAGATCTCACGGTAACTCTGGTGTTGTCAGAGCTAAGTTCAGAAACAACTTACCAGCTAAGACCTTCGGTGCTTCCGTTAGAATCTTCTTATATCCATCCAACATCTAA
- the POC4 gene encoding Poc4p (similar to Saccharomyces cerevisiae YPL144W; ancestral locus Anc_8.656), with translation MSVKTTKKIITPSFSLSSSVIDIVATIPTSLDNKKIPITVNIALIDSNQASEDGEYRSDDVRDISETNLQCYHYSIPSRLKTQEVVSSVLLDTDNDYIRDITRQLSVLICKKYEHPCYVSWSSNGSINTTSMDHLSVIKECVAFIKELTSTLD, from the coding sequence ATGTCAGTTAAAACCactaaaaaaataataacaccATCCTTCTCACTATCATCAAGTGTTATTGATATAGTTGCAACTATTCCTACATCATTagacaataaaaaaatccCAATCACTGTAAACATTGCATTGATAGATTCGAATCAAGCTTCAGAAGATGGTGAATATAGATCTGATGATGTGAGAGATATTTCAGAGACGAATTTACAATGTTATCATTATTCTATACCATCTAGATTAAAAACTCAAGAAGTTGTAAGTTCAGTATTGTTAGATACAGATAATGATTACATAAGAGATATTACCAGACAATTAAGTGTACTAATTTGTAAGAAATATGAACACCCATGTTATGTATCATGGTCAAGCAATGGATCAATAAATACAACATCAATGGATCATCTTTCAGTAATAAAAGAATGTGTTGCATTCATCAAAGAGTTAACGAGCACCCTTgattaa